A single genomic interval of Clostridium facile harbors:
- the csm3 gene encoding type III-A CRISPR-associated RAMP protein Csm3, whose protein sequence is MYGKLKITGTIQVVTGLHIGGSNEFAAIGAVNSPVIRDPLTHLPIIPGSSIKGKLRSLLARNYVDKLSDLEKNHDNDPSEVIRLFGTSASNNNVKEQSDNAQSSTDKTSQELTVSRLQFFDCFLSNWKDLINLPGTDDVTEVKTENTITRLTGAANPRSIERVIPQAEFAFQCVYDIYGDTEEEIRTDFEVLAKGLGLLQLDYLGGNGTRGYGRIRFIGLNVENPISSQNFSDGNFVLELSNILKNAVGEKNGQDEGDNDKNKSEASSVKD, encoded by the coding sequence ATGTATGGAAAATTAAAAATCACCGGAACCATCCAGGTAGTTACTGGTTTACATATTGGGGGTTCGAATGAATTCGCCGCTATTGGGGCGGTGAACTCCCCTGTCATCCGTGATCCGCTCACCCATCTCCCCATCATTCCAGGAAGTAGTATCAAGGGGAAATTAAGGTCTCTTCTGGCACGGAACTACGTGGATAAACTTTCTGATTTAGAAAAAAACCATGACAACGATCCATCTGAAGTAATCCGTCTGTTTGGAACATCCGCCAGCAACAATAATGTCAAGGAACAATCAGACAACGCACAAAGCAGCACCGATAAAACCAGCCAGGAATTGACCGTTTCCCGCCTGCAATTTTTTGATTGCTTTTTGAGCAATTGGAAAGATTTAATTAACCTGCCTGGTACGGATGATGTGACCGAAGTGAAAACTGAAAACACCATCACAAGGCTCACTGGAGCTGCAAACCCCCGCTCGATTGAACGGGTAATACCGCAAGCGGAATTTGCGTTTCAATGTGTTTACGATATTTACGGGGACACCGAAGAGGAAATCCGAACAGATTTTGAGGTCCTGGCGAAGGGGCTGGGTTTATTGCAGCTGGATTACCTGGGCGGAAACGGAACCCGTGGCTATGGGAGAATCCGTTTTATCGGGTTAAACGTGGAGAATCCAATTTCATCACAGAATTTTTCGGATGGCAATTTTGTATTGGAATTAAGTAATATTTTAAAAAACGCGGTTGGAGAAAAGAACGGGCAAGATGAGGGGGATAACGATAAAAACAAATCGGAAGCTTCTTCTGTCAAGGATTAG
- a CDS encoding ImmA/IrrE family metallo-endopeptidase, giving the protein MAYTKQRLYQDIERLRHKLSFTQQDYPLHLVEFCESHPSRVGVGKLAFTTPGLRGMAQVGGKKEDGTTEIDVILLNSNLSEPEQNFFCGHEMIHLYLHRGKLGKSFNCFDEIQPQQDGFIEWQANEGAAELLIPYRMLLPKIKEQSKNLTHWHKIFQLRIQLAEEFSVSQAVMELRLQSLRFEILQYLGGVPLEQIQILSQRQQAQQGICLPSLVDLEEQDFDHLLRLCAPTK; this is encoded by the coding sequence ATGGCGTATACCAAACAGAGGCTTTACCAGGATATTGAACGGCTCCGTCACAAATTGTCGTTTACCCAGCAGGATTACCCGTTGCACCTGGTAGAATTTTGTGAAAGCCATCCAAGTAGGGTAGGGGTTGGGAAGTTGGCGTTTACCACTCCTGGGCTGCGTGGAATGGCACAGGTTGGTGGAAAAAAGGAGGATGGTACAACCGAGATTGATGTCATCCTTTTAAACTCCAATTTATCCGAGCCGGAACAGAATTTTTTCTGTGGCCATGAGATGATTCATTTGTACCTCCACCGTGGAAAATTGGGCAAATCGTTTAACTGTTTTGACGAAATCCAGCCCCAGCAGGATGGGTTTATCGAGTGGCAGGCGAATGAAGGGGCAGCTGAATTATTGATCCCTTACCGGATGTTGCTGCCAAAAATCAAGGAGCAAAGTAAAAATTTGACCCATTGGCATAAAATATTCCAGTTACGTATCCAGCTTGCCGAAGAATTTTCTGTTTCCCAAGCGGTGATGGAACTACGGCTCCAAAGCCTGCGGTTTGAAATCCTGCAATACCTGGGAGGCGTCCCGTTGGAACAAATCCAGATCCTTTCCCAACGTCAGCAAGCGCAGCAGGGAATTTGTCTCCCTTCCCTGGTTGATTTGGAAGAACAGGACTTTGACCATCTCCTCCGCCTCTGCGCCCCTACAAAATAG
- the csm2 gene encoding type III-A CRISPR-associated protein Csm2 — MEKTYSAKPNKKNSRNINDIKTYEVDFSKHQDNQFYINHAEERIIKTSEHINDNKKIHSKKPASASLDFKELTTTQMRNIYNRFIPIYHQVLSTPSKDDQLPEGIKEKLGMFRYQLVYQCGRIDDVNIFCKVCGVLNGLDHINNSKKNFMHYMHYMEALVAYHYYYTNKKDK; from the coding sequence ATGGAAAAAACATATAGTGCTAAGCCGAATAAGAAAAATTCACGTAACATCAATGACATCAAAACATATGAAGTTGATTTTTCGAAGCATCAAGATAACCAATTTTATATCAATCATGCAGAAGAAAGGATTATTAAAACCAGTGAACATATCAACGATAATAAAAAGATACACTCAAAAAAACCAGCTAGTGCTTCCTTGGATTTTAAAGAGCTTACTACAACTCAAATGCGCAATATCTATAACAGGTTTATTCCTATCTATCATCAGGTTTTATCCACCCCAAGTAAGGATGACCAGCTTCCAGAAGGAATAAAAGAAAAATTAGGCATGTTCCGATATCAACTGGTGTACCAATGTGGCCGGATTGATGATGTAAATATATTTTGCAAAGTATGCGGTGTTTTAAACGGATTAGATCATATCAACAACAGCAAAAAGAATTTTATGCATTACATGCACTATATGGAAGCGCTGGTGGCTTACCATTATTACTACACCAACAAAAAGGACAAATAA
- a CDS encoding helix-turn-helix domain-containing protein, whose protein sequence is MSIKKDFSNLLYQARKEKKLTQEQAAELCKISARHYQDIEIGRVNPKLTTAVRLASVLEISLNELKPGNTNQPDCYLYLVTVENRKSSEKSGCQYGIQIWTNRSGCISYLETIPDISEDLRFTLMLAETCTECQIEPDQFPYVWEDSLIAFYSPFAKV, encoded by the coding sequence ATGTCCATAAAAAAAGATTTTTCCAACTTATTGTACCAAGCAAGAAAGGAAAAGAAACTGACACAGGAACAAGCCGCTGAATTATGTAAAATCAGCGCACGCCATTACCAGGATATTGAAATTGGACGGGTAAACCCGAAACTGACCACCGCTGTACGTTTAGCATCGGTTTTGGAAATTAGTTTAAATGAACTAAAACCCGGCAACACAAACCAACCGGACTGCTACTTATACTTAGTAACAGTGGAAAACCGAAAATCTTCTGAAAAATCCGGCTGCCAGTATGGGATACAGATTTGGACAAACCGTTCGGGCTGTATTTCCTACCTGGAGACAATCCCTGATATTTCGGAAGATCTCCGGTTTACCCTGATGTTGGCTGAAACATGCACCGAATGCCAGATAGAACCAGATCAGTTCCCCTATGTTTGGGAGGATAGTTTGATCGCGTTCTATTCCCCTTTTGCAAAAGTATGA
- the cysK gene encoding cysteine synthase A, giving the protein MANIYTSADQLIGKTPLLELTHLEHSLGLKAKIVAKLEYFNPAGSVKDRIAKAMIEEAEKAGKLTPDSVIIEPTSGNTGIGLASVAAAKGYRLIITMPETMSVERRQLMKAYGAELVLTDGTKGMKGAIAKAEELAKEIPNSFLPGQFANHANPKAHLEHTGPEIYEDTEGNLDLFVAGVGTGGTITGVGQYLKSKNPNIKVVAVEPASSPVLSKGVAGPHKIQGIGAGFVPDILDTGIYDEILPVSNEDAFATGRLIGRTEGVLVGISSGAAVFAAIQLAKRPENQGKTIVVLLPDTGDRYLSTPLFEG; this is encoded by the coding sequence ATGGCTAATATTTATACATCCGCAGACCAGCTGATTGGAAAAACCCCATTGCTGGAACTGACACATCTGGAACACTCATTGGGGCTAAAAGCCAAAATTGTGGCGAAGCTGGAATATTTTAATCCGGCAGGCTCGGTGAAAGACCGCATTGCCAAGGCGATGATCGAGGAAGCGGAAAAAGCGGGAAAACTCACCCCGGATTCGGTGATTATCGAGCCAACTTCCGGCAACACTGGCATTGGTCTTGCCTCAGTGGCAGCCGCCAAAGGCTACCGGTTGATCATCACCATGCCGGAGACGATGTCGGTGGAGCGCCGGCAGCTGATGAAGGCGTACGGTGCGGAACTGGTATTGACAGACGGTACCAAAGGGATGAAGGGCGCAATTGCTAAAGCGGAAGAACTGGCGAAGGAAATACCAAACAGTTTTCTTCCTGGACAGTTTGCCAACCACGCCAACCCCAAAGCCCATTTGGAACACACAGGGCCGGAAATTTACGAGGATACCGAAGGCAATCTGGACCTTTTTGTTGCGGGGGTTGGCACCGGCGGCACCATAACTGGGGTAGGGCAGTACCTGAAAAGCAAAAACCCCAACATCAAAGTAGTAGCGGTGGAACCCGCTAGTTCCCCCGTCCTCTCCAAAGGGGTGGCAGGTCCCCATAAAATCCAGGGGATTGGCGCCGGATTTGTCCCCGATATACTGGACACCGGAATTTATGATGAAATCCTCCCTGTTTCCAACGAGGATGCTTTCGCCACAGGCAGGCTCATTGGACGCACCGAAGGGGTGCTGGTGGGGATCTCCTCCGGCGCGGCTGTTTTTGCCGCGATCCAGCTGGCGAAACGTCCGGAAAACCAGGGGAAAACCATTGTGGTACTCCTGCCGGATACTGGGGACCGATATCTATCCACCCCGCTCTTTGAAGGTTAA
- a CDS encoding helix-turn-helix domain-containing protein, with product MFHLYTCDQVADRYQVKTVTIWNWIRTKKLPAIKLGKEYRIREQDLWEFEQKHLTVPKKVAAE from the coding sequence ATGTTTCACCTTTACACATGCGACCAGGTAGCCGACCGCTACCAAGTAAAAACAGTAACCATTTGGAATTGGATTCGGACCAAAAAGCTGCCCGCCATCAAGCTGGGCAAGGAATACCGCATCCGGGAGCAGGATTTATGGGAATTTGAGCAGAAACATCTGACCGTTCCAAAGAAGGTGGCGGCGGAATGA
- the csm5 gene encoding type III-A CRISPR-associated RAMP protein Csm5 produces the protein MTEKAKEPYIKRKELVLTTKAPLFIGDGEKLTKKEFVLIPKTKQVYMMDPVSFFRWLDRNNLVKAYEEFAQDVKQKRLYEDFFQKHLYQGETNQQKKIQQELDQLDRYSVSAGNCFVGKGSKQDPLREIHTCIKDAYGNPYVPGSSIKGALRTAILAKMLSGKGEAIFLDKEKEAKGQQKEKMKHWSQKSYQEISSISQNIENNSLNTLNLKNERGKKIDSSNALTSILRGISISDSIPIPKENLIICPKIDISTVGTPQPVLLVRECIKPGTKIHFQITLNDDYLKDAEINFDYLEEAIRAFYELQNNWFVRQFSGWENYGKENDCRLYLGGGAGFHSKTLLQAIYQGNAVKYTSTILQKIFRKHQHCRDCKNPGLSPRMLKTTKYDNTNFLMGECEVEFR, from the coding sequence ATGACAGAAAAAGCAAAAGAGCCATATATCAAACGAAAAGAATTGGTTTTAACCACCAAAGCCCCTTTGTTTATTGGAGATGGGGAGAAATTGACCAAAAAGGAATTTGTATTGATTCCGAAAACGAAACAGGTCTACATGATGGACCCTGTTTCGTTTTTCCGGTGGTTGGACAGGAATAATTTGGTGAAGGCTTACGAGGAATTTGCCCAGGACGTTAAACAAAAACGGCTGTATGAGGATTTTTTCCAAAAGCATCTATATCAAGGAGAAACTAACCAGCAAAAGAAGATCCAGCAAGAGCTGGATCAGCTGGATAGATATTCGGTGTCGGCGGGTAACTGCTTTGTTGGTAAAGGTTCCAAACAAGATCCCCTACGGGAAATCCACACCTGTATCAAGGACGCTTACGGCAACCCGTATGTTCCGGGGAGCAGTATCAAAGGGGCGCTGCGGACAGCTATCCTGGCAAAAATGCTATCTGGAAAAGGGGAAGCTATCTTTCTTGATAAAGAAAAAGAAGCAAAAGGGCAACAAAAAGAAAAAATGAAGCATTGGAGCCAAAAATCGTATCAGGAAATTTCTTCTATTTCCCAGAACATAGAAAACAATTCTCTTAACACCTTGAATCTGAAAAATGAAAGGGGAAAAAAGATTGATTCCAGCAATGCGCTCACTTCTATTTTAAGGGGGATTTCGATTTCGGACAGCATTCCAATTCCAAAGGAAAATCTAATTATCTGTCCGAAAATCGATATTTCCACAGTGGGGACTCCACAGCCTGTTTTATTGGTGCGGGAGTGTATCAAACCGGGAACCAAAATCCATTTTCAGATTACTTTGAATGATGATTATTTAAAAGATGCTGAAATCAATTTTGATTATTTGGAAGAGGCAATCCGAGCGTTCTATGAACTGCAAAACAACTGGTTTGTCCGGCAATTTAGCGGCTGGGAAAATTACGGAAAGGAAAACGATTGCCGCCTGTATTTGGGCGGCGGGGCTGGGTTCCATTCCAAAACCCTGTTACAGGCGATTTATCAAGGGAACGCCGTAAAATACACTTCTACTATTTTACAAAAGATATTCCGGAAACATCAACATTGTAGGGATTGTAAAAATCCAGGGCTATCCCCTCGCATGTTGAAAACCACAAAATATGATAACACCAATTTTTTAATGGGAGAATGCGAGGTGGAGTTCCGTTGA
- the csm4 gene encoding type III-A CRISPR-associated RAMP protein Csm4 — translation MDQRKLIYAAYRLKFLTPVHIGPDNGQNPLHSSGTSLHSDTFFSALCVEASHQSDQAVESLIENAEQNHILLSDLFPYRNDELFLPKPMILDLLQKMENDRDNRKRLKRLPYIPLSLWERYLQFDQMEDFLDECEGIVSNIAFPDQRQRVQVSCQSEETSEPYFVQATRFHQGCGLYCVMGFADGEIKKQVEAYLELLGWTGIGGKRSSGWGKFQFTPMPLPEKLEKMVRTENAKQWVTLNTSLPSNYKVAETGYYTVCRRGGFVHQQDYKKQTVYAFSPGSSFSDKFEGVVKNVAPSDKQPAYRMLKPLFLGVEV, via the coding sequence ATGGATCAAAGAAAATTGATATATGCCGCCTACCGGCTAAAGTTCTTAACACCGGTACATATTGGGCCGGACAATGGGCAAAACCCTTTGCATTCTTCTGGGACATCCCTCCATTCGGATACCTTCTTTTCCGCCCTCTGTGTGGAGGCTTCCCACCAGTCTGACCAGGCGGTGGAAAGTCTAATCGAAAATGCGGAACAGAACCATATCCTCCTTTCTGACCTGTTCCCCTACCGGAACGATGAATTGTTCCTGCCAAAGCCGATGATTTTGGATTTGCTGCAAAAAATGGAGAACGACCGTGACAACCGTAAGCGGCTGAAACGCCTCCCCTATATTCCCCTTTCCCTTTGGGAACGCTACCTGCAATTCGACCAGATGGAGGATTTTCTGGATGAATGCGAGGGAATCGTGTCAAACATCGCTTTCCCCGACCAGCGGCAGCGGGTTCAGGTTTCCTGTCAATCGGAAGAGACTTCGGAACCTTATTTTGTCCAGGCAACCCGTTTTCACCAAGGCTGCGGCTTATATTGCGTGATGGGGTTTGCGGATGGAGAGATAAAGAAACAGGTAGAAGCCTATCTGGAACTGTTGGGCTGGACGGGGATCGGCGGAAAACGCAGCTCCGGCTGGGGGAAATTTCAGTTTACCCCTATGCCGTTGCCAGAGAAGCTGGAAAAAATGGTGCGGACGGAAAACGCCAAACAATGGGTTACCTTGAATACCAGCCTTCCCTCCAATTACAAAGTGGCGGAAACAGGATACTACACCGTGTGCCGCCGGGGTGGATTTGTACACCAGCAGGACTATAAAAAACAGACGGTGTACGCTTTTAGCCCAGGTTCCAGTTTTTCTGACAAGTTTGAAGGGGTTGTGAAAAATGTCGCGCCATCCGATAAACAGCCCGCTTACCGGATGTTAAAACCATTGTTTTTGGGGGTGGAGGTATGA
- a CDS encoding potassium/proton antiporter has product MTGVLLLIGVVIIICILSNRFTEKLPIPSLLVFLALGICFGENGVFRIQFNDYQISETICSICLIFIMYYGGFGTNIKAAKSVLAKSVLMSTVGVVLTAGFVGAFVHFCFGIGWLESLLVSSVIASTDAASVFHILRSQRLNLKDNTASLLEIESGSNDPISYMLTVVLVTMLSGKEISIPLMLAQQVVLGIGCGILLGKLSVWALNKFHFNIAQGRTIFVFAVAVLGYALPAFIGGNGYLSVYLCGIILGNAKIPDKREQVHFFDVLTGVCQMMIFFLLGLLVTPTELPAVILPALLIMLFMTLVGRPLATTMILLPFRSSFRQIGVVSWAGLRGVASIVFAIYAVLNGVPLKYNLFNLVFCVVLFSISLQGSLLPWVSKKLKMIDNKADVRRTFNDYQEESDINFVKIHIGTGHPWVGKNLKEIPLPAEFLVTIILRKQDQVVVPNGDTVIQEGDLLVIAGEGFEDRENLTMQEVTVEKGHKWNNLPLSQVPIPKGTLIVMVQRPGETIIPSGDTVIRTGDVLVVARF; this is encoded by the coding sequence GTGACTGGGGTTTTGCTCCTGATTGGCGTTGTCATTATTATCTGTATCCTATCCAACCGTTTTACCGAAAAACTACCCATCCCCTCCCTTCTGGTATTCCTTGCCCTGGGAATCTGTTTTGGAGAAAATGGGGTTTTCCGCATCCAGTTTAACGATTATCAAATATCCGAAACCATCTGCTCTATTTGCCTTATTTTTATCATGTATTATGGTGGTTTTGGCACCAACATCAAAGCGGCAAAATCCGTCCTGGCAAAGTCAGTGCTGATGTCCACTGTGGGTGTTGTCCTGACGGCAGGGTTTGTAGGGGCGTTTGTCCATTTCTGTTTTGGGATTGGCTGGCTGGAAAGCCTGCTGGTTTCTTCGGTTATTGCTTCTACTGACGCAGCGTCAGTGTTTCATATTCTCCGCTCCCAAAGGTTGAATTTAAAGGATAATACCGCGTCCCTGCTGGAGATTGAGTCCGGTTCCAACGACCCCATCTCCTATATGCTCACCGTGGTGCTGGTCACCATGCTTTCCGGCAAGGAGATTTCGATTCCATTGATGTTGGCGCAGCAGGTTGTGTTGGGGATTGGCTGTGGCATCCTCCTTGGCAAGCTTTCGGTATGGGCGTTAAACAAATTCCATTTTAATATCGCCCAGGGCAGGACAATTTTTGTGTTTGCTGTGGCGGTGCTGGGGTATGCTCTGCCAGCGTTTATTGGCGGAAATGGCTATTTAAGCGTCTACCTCTGTGGTATCATCCTGGGAAACGCCAAAATTCCAGATAAACGGGAACAAGTCCACTTTTTTGATGTGCTGACAGGTGTCTGCCAGATGATGATCTTTTTCCTGCTAGGCTTGCTAGTGACGCCGACGGAACTGCCTGCGGTCATCCTTCCAGCGTTGTTGATTATGCTATTTATGACGCTGGTGGGAAGACCTCTAGCAACCACTATGATCCTGCTGCCATTCCGTTCCTCATTCCGGCAAATTGGGGTTGTCTCCTGGGCAGGGCTGCGTGGAGTCGCTTCCATTGTGTTCGCCATCTACGCTGTGTTAAACGGCGTTCCCCTAAAATACAACCTGTTCAACCTGGTATTTTGCGTGGTGCTGTTCTCCATTTCCCTTCAGGGAAGCCTGCTACCATGGGTGTCCAAAAAATTAAAGATGATTGACAACAAAGCGGATGTCCGTCGCACCTTTAATGATTACCAGGAGGAAAGCGATATTAATTTTGTCAAAATACATATCGGCACAGGACACCCATGGGTTGGGAAAAACTTAAAAGAAATTCCATTGCCAGCCGAATTTTTAGTAACCATCATCCTTCGGAAACAGGACCAAGTAGTAGTCCCCAACGGGGACACTGTCATTCAGGAAGGAGATCTCCTAGTAATCGCAGGGGAAGGGTTTGAGGATAGAGAAAACCTCACCATGCAGGAAGTAACTGTGGAGAAAGGGCATAAGTGGAACAACCTACCATTGAGCCAGGTGCCAATTCCAAAAGGGACGTTAATCGTCATGGTGCAGCGCCCTGGAGAGACGATTATTCCCAGCGGAGATACTGTGATTCGAACCGGCGATGTACTGGTGGTTGCCCGGTTTTAA
- a CDS encoding helix-turn-helix domain-containing protein, producing MYKIFAKLLEENGVTPYQVSKATGVAQSSLSDWKNGKSKPKFEKMKKIADYFGVSVDYLMYGEEKNSQQELSSIYLSFAKDAQQNKIDPEDIRLAIETIKALRAKQQED from the coding sequence ATGTACAAAATTTTTGCAAAACTTTTGGAAGAAAATGGAGTAACCCCCTACCAGGTATCCAAAGCAACCGGCGTTGCCCAGTCCTCATTGAGTGATTGGAAAAACGGCAAAAGCAAGCCGAAATTTGAAAAAATGAAAAAAATCGCCGATTATTTTGGGGTATCGGTGGATTACTTGATGTATGGGGAGGAAAAAAACAGTCAGCAGGAGCTCAGCAGCATTTATCTGAGCTTCGCCAAGGACGCCCAGCAAAATAAAATTGATCCGGAGGATATCCGCCTGGCGATAGAGACGATCAAAGCGTTGCGGGCAAAACAGCAGGAGGATTAA
- a CDS encoding O-acetylhomoserine aminocarboxypropyltransferase/cysteine synthase family protein — MSKYKFETLQLHVGQEHPDPATDSRAVPIYQTTSYVFHDSAHAAARFGLADAGNIYGRLTNSTQDVLEKRLAALEGGVAALALASGAAAITYTLQALAQDGGHIVAQKTIYGGTYNLLEHTLPHYGISTTFVDAHNLEEITGAIQPNTRAIYLETLGNPNSDIPDIDAIAEIAHAHNLPLVIDNTFGTPYFIRPIEHGADIVVHSATKFIGGHGTTLGGIIVDSGKFDWKSSGNYPAIADPNPSYHGVSFADAVGPAAFVTYIRAILLRDTGATISPFNAFLLLQGVETLSLRLDRHAENTKKVVEFLANHPQVEQVNHPSLPGHPNHALYQKYFPNGGGSIFTFEIKGGQQEAHQFIDHLEIFSLLANVADVKSLVIHPATTTHSQLTPEELEEQGIHPNTIRLSIGTEHIDDIIADLEQGFAAVKAE, encoded by the coding sequence ATGAGCAAATATAAATTTGAAACACTGCAATTACACGTTGGCCAAGAACATCCCGACCCCGCTACCGATTCCAGAGCGGTTCCCATTTACCAGACGACCTCCTATGTTTTCCATGATTCCGCCCATGCCGCTGCCCGCTTTGGGCTGGCGGACGCTGGCAACATTTACGGCCGTTTGACCAATTCCACCCAGGATGTGCTGGAAAAAAGGCTGGCTGCTCTGGAAGGCGGTGTGGCAGCTTTGGCGTTGGCTTCCGGCGCGGCGGCAATCACCTACACCCTCCAGGCGCTGGCACAGGATGGCGGCCATATTGTCGCTCAAAAGACGATTTACGGTGGAACCTACAACCTGTTGGAGCATACGCTACCCCATTACGGAATCAGCACTACCTTTGTGGATGCCCACAATTTGGAGGAAATCACCGGGGCAATCCAGCCCAACACCCGGGCAATCTATCTGGAAACCCTGGGCAATCCCAACAGCGACATTCCTGACATCGACGCCATCGCTGAAATCGCCCATGCCCACAATCTTCCTTTGGTGATTGACAACACATTTGGAACCCCATACTTTATCCGTCCAATCGAACACGGCGCGGATATTGTGGTACACTCCGCTACCAAGTTTATCGGCGGCCATGGCACCACCCTAGGCGGTATTATCGTGGATTCGGGCAAGTTCGACTGGAAATCCAGCGGCAACTACCCAGCGATTGCTGACCCAAACCCAAGTTATCACGGGGTTTCCTTCGCGGACGCCGTTGGTCCAGCCGCTTTTGTCACCTATATCCGGGCGATCTTGCTACGGGACACCGGCGCAACCATCTCCCCATTTAACGCTTTTCTTCTGCTGCAAGGGGTGGAGACCCTTTCCCTCCGGCTGGACCGCCATGCGGAAAACACCAAAAAAGTAGTGGAATTCCTGGCAAACCATCCTCAGGTGGAACAGGTGAACCATCCTTCTTTGCCCGGCCATCCAAACCACGCTTTGTACCAAAAATATTTCCCCAACGGTGGCGGTTCCATCTTTACGTTTGAAATAAAGGGCGGTCAGCAAGAGGCTCACCAATTCATTGACCACCTGGAAATCTTTTCCCTGTTGGCAAATGTGGCGGATGTAAAAAGCCTGGTAATCCATCCAGCTACCACTACCCATTCCCAACTCACCCCGGAAGAACTGGAGGAACAGGGCATTCACCCAAACACCATCCGTTTATCCATTGGCACAGAGCATATCGATGATATCATCGCTGATTTGGAACAGGGCTTTGCCGCTGTAAAAGCGGAATAG
- the cas6 gene encoding CRISPR system precrRNA processing endoribonuclease RAMP protein Cas6 has translation MLACIPEEYVDFLHEPSESRPLCHYLLPNKEDTGKGEFFLTLFDGELVSAFAPAVLATEEFSLHKYPCHLMVEQASRKTIRFDQIAQACFGQDKTPDSYVVRFLSPTVFRTQDQYALYPTVELILKSAMNRFHLLDCGLDVVDGDALEQLVQRARITDYSLRSRRYSIKDTTVYGFSGWVRLTVRGPLPLRQLFRLLLSALPYTGVGGKTALGMGGCSVEEF, from the coding sequence TTGCTCGCCTGCATCCCAGAGGAATACGTGGATTTCTTGCACGAGCCATCTGAAAGCCGCCCATTGTGCCACTATCTGCTTCCCAACAAAGAGGACACTGGCAAAGGGGAATTTTTCCTGACCCTGTTTGACGGGGAACTGGTTTCCGCTTTTGCTCCAGCTGTCCTTGCCACGGAAGAATTTTCCCTACACAAATACCCTTGCCATTTGATGGTGGAACAGGCGAGCCGGAAAACCATCCGGTTTGACCAGATTGCCCAGGCATGTTTTGGACAGGATAAAACGCCGGACTCGTATGTGGTGCGGTTCCTTTCCCCTACGGTGTTCCGCACCCAGGATCAGTATGCCCTCTACCCCACAGTGGAACTGATTTTGAAAAGCGCTATGAACCGGTTCCATCTGTTGGACTGCGGGCTGGATGTAGTGGACGGGGACGCGCTGGAACAACTGGTGCAGCGGGCAAGGATAACCGATTACAGCCTACGCAGCCGGAGGTACTCGATCAAGGATACCACCGTGTATGGTTTTTCCGGCTGGGTTCGGTTAACGGTGCGGGGGCCGTTGCCGTTGCGGCAATTGTTCCGGCTGTTGCTATCCGCCTTGCCTTATACCGGAGTGGGCGGCAAAACTGCCCTGGGAATGGGCGGCTGCTCGGTGGAGGAGTTTTGA
- a CDS encoding DUF6291 domain-containing protein produces MQKFFVLFFDYRPQLELLSNAQRGELLLALFDYAQYGKKPHLDQVTNMAFSFIAAQIDRDKQKYEEKCQKGRKNAQKRWSAECQPIPSHPNTKEKENTKDKTNTKEKEKKTDFDPPSPFEEQVFSLYHHICISFPPCMAITEGRRKAIQNLHKKGFGLEEFKQVFEAAQQSSFLKGENSRKWTAGFDWMIDETNIAKVLEGNYNDAYSQDKPSYDLEELAQFGMHIPEL; encoded by the coding sequence ATGCAGAAGTTCTTTGTTTTGTTTTTTGATTACCGCCCGCAATTGGAACTGTTGAGTAATGCCCAGCGTGGGGAACTTCTGCTTGCCCTATTTGACTACGCCCAATACGGCAAAAAGCCCCATTTAGACCAGGTTACCAACATGGCGTTTTCTTTTATTGCGGCACAAATTGACCGGGATAAACAAAAATATGAGGAAAAATGCCAGAAGGGAAGAAAAAACGCACAAAAAAGATGGAGCGCGGAATGCCAACCCATCCCGTCGCATCCTAATACAAAGGAAAAAGAAAACACAAAGGATAAGACAAACACAAAAGAAAAGGAAAAGAAAACGGATTTTGATCCCCCCTCCCCTTTTGAGGAACAGGTTTTTTCATTATACCATCATATTTGTATCTCCTTCCCTCCCTGCATGGCTATCACCGAAGGCCGGCGGAAGGCAATCCAAAACCTGCACAAAAAGGGGTTTGGGTTAGAAGAGTTCAAGCAGGTGTTTGAGGCAGCCCAGCAAAGCAGTTTCCTAAAAGGGGAAAATTCACGAAAATGGACTGCTGGATTCGATTGGATGATAGACGAAACCAATATTGCCAAAGTGTTGGAGGGTAACTATAACGATGCCTACAGCCAGGACAAGCCTTCGTATGATTTAGAGGAACTCGCCCAATTTGGAATGCACATACCAGAACTTTAA